A segment of the Bacillus sp. es.034 genome:
TATTCCGAAAATGATGGATGCACCGATGATGATTTTTTGAATCGAAATGATTTCGCCTGTGATTTCAAAAGTCGGTACCCTCCCGACGATCAACCAGCCGTTCCCGATCGGTTCCGTTACGCCATAATAAGGGATATCATCCTCTTCGTATTCGAATTTCCCGTTTATCAGAAAGGATATACTCCCGCATTTGCTTATTCTGAACGGGATTATTCAGATTCTCTAAATCGTTATCGATCACCACTTCCGCTTGCTCATTCACAACAAAGAAGTGGCCGGTCTTCCCAAGCTTGATTTGGTTGATTTTATCCAATATCGCTTTTCCGTCCAGGCTGACCTGGATATAGGCGATGTTCTCCATCGTATCAAAGTCTTTCAACACCCTGGTGATGGGCAGAATAAGATCGGTGTTTTCACCGGCTCCACTGAACCGGTCGTATTGAAGTCCACCCCACACCAGCTCTCCATCTCTTCGAACCGCTTCCTTGGCCCAATCCATTCCATCAATATTCACCTTTGAGAGCTTATAAGGGGAAAAGGTCCCGCTTCCCCAGCTCATCCCGTCTTCCTTCAATACATAAATGATCCTCACAAATGAACTTGTATATATATTGAATTCAAATACGATGTCATATATTCTTGATTTTCTTCTGTGTCTGAGGAGCGATTGTCCAAGTCATCCTTCACGATCTCCTGTATTCTTTCATTACTATAGATGAGATCTGACATATCACTTCCATTGGAGAAGATAAAGGACAGGGATTCCGCTGCCTGTCTCGCAATCTGCCTTGACGATTCCTTACATTTTCTTTTACGACATCCGAGGCGGAATGGTAGAAGAACACACTATTAAAGACCGTAGGGATTAAACAAACGACTAATATGGTGAGAATGACCTTGGCAGCCAGCCGTTTCTTTAGAAGCTGTATCATCTGCTAATCCCTCTTTCCGTTATTCTTGTTATCTATCATATCTCTCCTTCCCAGTAGGAGCAATAGGTCCTATTTATAGTCGATCACGACCAGATCCCAATACTTGAGGGATGGGACGGTGAACGTAATCGAGTCCCCTTTTTGCTTGAAGTCAATCTCCAGAGGGGAACCTTGATAGGCATCAGGTGTTGCCACCCAGATCTTATCTGCCTTACCCCGGCCTTCACTTCCACTTCGATATCCTTTTCTTCCTCAGGCTCAGGCTGTACTCCTTCATTATCCCGCCATTCCAGCGAGGAAGCATCAGTGAAATTGATCAGATGAATAAGCTCTTTATCCTCTTTCTTTTGGCAAATGACCAGATGGAACCGAGCTTTGGCTGATCGGAGACGGTAAGATCCCCTTCTATCTTCACTTCTTTTTCCGCTTCCTCACCGCCATCACGTAGAAGATTCTGATAGGCTACCTGGAAGTCATAGTATCTTGTCAATTCGGTGTTCAGTTCATCACTCATGCTTAATTTCTTGTGAGGGAAATACTCTTTCGAAAGCATATTTTCGCCAAGTTCCAGGTGTGAACCTCCAGAAGCGAAAATGACCGCATTCGTCATCAAAACACCAGGCGTATTGAATTCTCCCATGGAGTCAGATAAATCATAGTTCATGTAGGCAGCCAGGACCGTATTCAGCTTGCCTTTGCTGTACTTACTATTCTGATCAATGACGCCTTTAAGACTCGAATACGTATTATGACCATCCCAAAGCTCCGAATAGAGGAAGTCCACCGGTGCCTGGGAAGCGATATATCCTTGTGCATACTGCGAAACGGCATTCATGACCAGGTCGACACCCAGTTCCTGTTTCGCTTCATTCAAGAATGGAACATACGTAGTCGAAAGGTCTACCGTCTTCCCGTCACCATTCCAAAGTACGCCACGGTCACCAAGCTGATCGACGTGCCATCCGTCAAATCCAGATGATTAAACACTTGTTTTTCTTCATTTAGAATGAAGTCCTGCCATCCTTTATTGGAAGGATCCATCAGGTAAATATCACTCGCCCAATTATCAGGTAGGGGATGGTGATCCTGCTCTTCCGCATCCGGATCCTTGAATAGGCCCCATTCCTTCTTCACTCCCTCATCTTCAGCACCTTCATAGCTGCCGAACAGGAGATTATAATTCATCGCCTTCATATTTTTTTCATGAGCAAGGGAAATGTAGCGTTCGATTGTATCCCGTGATACTTCCCTGTTGGCGATATCCGGCCAGGTTGAGGCAAGCTTACCATCTTCCATCTTGAGAGGTTTCTCATGTTTATACTGCCAGTCGTAAAATTGCAGCCCATTGATATGGAATCGATTTAATTGGTTGATCACATCTTCCTGCAGATCTGCTTCCATGTCGTAAAAATCGGCAAGATACCCGTATCTCGGAAATTTGGCCCAATCGGAGGATACATCAACACCTATGTTCTGGTGATCAATGACCTCATCTCCTTGTTTTACATACACTTCCACCATATACCCCTTAAAATCATCTTCTTCCGGTTTCCAAGACCACGATATCTCTTCGTCTTTCAGATTGATTTCTTCCTCTTTCACTGTTTCTGCCAAGTGTTTATACTGAACCAGTATTTTTCCTTCTTTTACTTTTTCCTTCAATGATAATGAAAGCTTCACGGATTCCCCCGGTTCATAGGCGGCTTGATCCGTGCTCAGTTCATCCACCCATTTCCCTTGTTGAATCGTCTCCGCTTGAAAGACAGGTTCAGAACTTGAATTCACACAACCTAAGAGCATCACTGCTGTAAGTGACATGCTTGCCAGAACGGCCAGGCTTTTCTTTTTCCCCATTACTCTCACCCTATTCTTCTATATGAGTTATCCTTTGACCGCTCCTTCTGAATGTCCGCTCTGTACAAACTTCTTCTGGAAGATGATATAGATGATGATCACCGGCAGAATCGCAATCAAGGAAGCACCAAATATCCAAGACCAGTTACTCGCATATTTACCCTGGAACATCATTAGCGCGATCGGCAAGGTTCTCATCGCTTCATCCTTGATGATCGTCAACGCAACGAAATATTCATCCATGTCCCCGAGAATGAGAAAATGGCCATTGTACCGAGGGCAGGCTTCGAAAGAGGCAGATAGATCCTTCTGAAAATGGTCCAGTTCCCTCCTCCATCCATCAAAATGGATTCTTCCAATTCCTTCGGTACGGTCTCAAAGAACCCTCTCAGGAAGAAAGTAGAACCGACCACACCACCGCCAATATAAAGTAACCACAAGCCCCAGTAAGTGTTCACAAGTCCAAGGTTCTTAATGACGGTAAATTGAGGAACGATGGCAAGCACAAGTGGAATCATCATCGTGAATAAAAAGATCCTGAATAACAGTTCCTTACCTGGAAACGTAAACCGGACAAAGGCATAAGCCGTCAACGCTCCAAGGAAAACACTTCCCACCGTGGCGACACCTGCTACCAGCAAGCTGTTTAAGAAATAACGAAAGAAGTTATTCTTGTTCCAGACAATTTCATAGTTTTCAAAATTGGGGACTGCCGTGAACACTTCCTGCGGCTTTGGAAGTGAGTAAGCCCCGTTAATGAATGTCGTCATCACCATATAGATAAAAGGTGTAATAAAGACGATGACCCCTAATATGAGAAACAAATAAACAATCAATTTACTAAAAAAGTTCCCATTCATACGTTTACCCTCCTCTTCTATCTACATGAATTTCTGATTGCTCAATTTCTTCTGCTGCGTGAATGTAATCAGGAAGATCGTCAGGCCCATCATCACACCCAGCGCTGAAGAATACCCGAAGTTAAAGTTACTGAATGCCTGTTTGTAAATCATGCTCTGGAGCACTTCTGTCTGCCCCATCGGTCCGCCGTTCGTGATGAAATACACCTGTGGGAAGAAGTTAAAGGCACCCATGATTAAATTAATGATGACAAATGCCGTAATCGGACGCAGCATCGGTATCGTGACAAACTTGAAAGCCTTTATTCCGCTTGCCCCGTCGATTGCTGCCGCTTCATAAAGATTCTTCGGAATCCCCTGAAGGGCCGCTAAATAGATGACCACTGTCCACCCCACCGTTTTCCAAATGTGGAACAGCCAGATGACGATCATCGCCGTCCACTGGTTCTGTAGCCAGCTGATCGGCTTATCCACGATCCCCAGATGGACGAGGACAAAGTTGATCAACCCATTATCACCATCTGCAAACAGATAACGAAAAAGGAATGCAACGACAATCCAAGACGTAATAATCGGAAGATAATACAACGTCCTGAACGTAATCTTGTACTTAACAAATTGAATATTGATCAACACAGCAAAAAACAGTCCTAAAAACCAGTTGATCGGTACCGTCACGACTGTATTGAGAAATGTATTCCTGACGGCGTACGCAAAAGCCGGGTCCGAAAAAGCCTTTTTATAATTCTCTAAACCGACAAAAGGACTTTCCGCACCGGGGATGATGTTATAATCCTGGAAGCTCATCACAATCCCCTTAATGAGGGGATAAATGACAAATATAGTGGCCCCGGCAAGCCCGATTAGAAGAAAAGGGGATACTGCCAGCCATTGCCTTGCCCCTTTTTTGAACCT
Coding sequences within it:
- a CDS encoding cache domain-containing protein; translation: MRIIYVLKEDGMSWGSGTFSPYKLSKVNIDGMDWAKEAVRRDGELVWGGLQYDRFSGAGENTDLILPITRVLKDFDTMENIAYIQVSLDGKAILDKINQIKLGKTGHFFVVNEQAEVVIDNDLENLNNPVQNKQMREYILSDKREIRIRRG
- a CDS encoding glycoside hydrolase family 66 protein; amino-acid sequence: MWVATPDAYQGSPLEIDFKQKGDSITFTVPSLKYWDLVVIDYK
- a CDS encoding carbohydrate ABC transporter permease encodes the protein MNGNFFSKLIVYLFLILGVIVFITPFIYMVMTTFINGAYSLPKPQEVFTAVPNFENYEIVWNKNNFFRYFLNSLLVAGVATVGSVFLGALTAYAFVRFTFPGKELLFRIFLFTMMIPLVLAIVPQFTVIKNLGLVNTYWGLWLLYIGGGVVGSTFFLRGFFETVPKELEESILMDGGGNWTIFRRIYLPLSKPALGTMAIFSFSGTWMNISLR
- a CDS encoding sugar ABC transporter permease, with protein sequence MDPNLNNNHSDIILSEKKPFSQRFKKGARQWLAVSPFLLIGLAGATIFVIYPLIKGIVMSFQDYNIIPGAESPFVGLENYKKAFSDPAFAYAVRNTFLNTVVTVPINWFLGLFFAVLINIQFVKYKITFRTLYYLPIITSWIVVAFLFRYLFADGDNGLINFVLVHLGIVDKPISWLQNQWTAMIVIWLFHIWKTVGWTVVIYLAALQGIPKNLYEAAAIDGASGIKAFKFVTIPMLRPITAFVIINLIMGAFNFFPQVYFITNGGPMGQTEVLQSMIYKQAFSNFNFGYSSALGVMMGLTIFLITFTQQKKLSNQKFM